A DNA window from Caretta caretta isolate rCarCar2 chromosome 7, rCarCar1.hap1, whole genome shotgun sequence contains the following coding sequences:
- the LOC125639460 gene encoding actin, cytoplasmic-like — translation MSQRKKPKSHGSASHGSSARDLTSEKYKDYCAVVIDTGTGYTKSGLAGDEKPRSVLPSCVGVPKIRTKNSPLYYIGESIPRRSSEVITNMVMTHGVVTDWDALEMLWHHIFYTELSVCPEELAVLVTDAPLSPTTNREKMAELLFESFEVPAMLVAYQSLLSVYSYGCINGLVIGSGYGTSYTAPVYDGYILPHATYRLDVAGSRLTHYLAKLMGECGNPFQEEELELVCKIKEQCCYIPEDFQAELNGDEKKYLMDFTLPDNQVISIGSERFRCPEALFTPSVLGFPEVGIHIHAMNSIRKCKPERQAELLANMLLAGGTTMLRGFSERIKKELLRMETVGKGQVGILASPHRSYSAWLGGSIMASLNAFQNVWISRLAYNEKGPFVVHRHCF, via the coding sequence atgagccagcggAAGAAGCCTAAGAGTCACGGTTCTGCCAGCCATGGGTCTAGCGCCAGGGACCTCACCTCAGAGAAATACAAGGACTACTGTGCTGTGGTAATAGATACTGGCACCGGCTACACCAAGagtgggctggctggggacgagaaACCACGGTCCGTCCTTCCGAGCTGCGTAGGGGTTCCCAAGATCAGGACCAAGAACAGCCCCCTTTATTATATCGGGGAAAGCATCCCACGCAGGAGCTCGGAGGTGATCACGAACATGGTGATGACCCATGGTGTGGTGACTGACTGGGATGCCCTGGAGATGCTATGGCACCACATCTTCTACACAGAGCTCAGTGTGTGCCCCGAGGAGCTGGCCGTGCTGGTCACAgatgcccccctctccccaaccACCAACCGGGAGAAGATGGCTGAGTTGCTGTTCGAGAGCTTTGAGGTGCCGGCGATGCTTGTGGCCTACCAGTCCCTGCTCTCGGTATATTCCTACGGGTGTATCAATGGGCTAGTGATTGGCTCTGGCTACGGGACCTCATACACTGCCCCTGTCTACGACGGCTACATCCTACCCCATGCCACCTACCGTCTGGACGTAGCAGGCAGCAGGCTGACGCATTACCTAGCCAAGCTGATGGGGGAGTGCGGGAACCCCTtccaggaggaggagctggagttgGTGTGCAAGATCAAGGAGCAGTGCTGCTACATCCCTGAGGACTTCCAGGCTGAACTGAATGGGGATGAAAAGAAATACCTCATGGACTTCACCCTTCCCGACAATCAGGTCATCTCCATCGGCAGCGAGCGCTTCCGCTGCCCTGAGGCGCTTTTTACCCCCTCCGTCTTGGGCTTCCCTGAGGTAGGCATTCACATCCATGCCATGAATAGCATCCGGAAGTGCAAGCCGGAGCGCcaggcagagctgctggccaacatgctgctggctgggggaacCACCATGCTCCGCGGCTTCTCCGAGAGGATCAAGAAGGAGCTGCTCAGGATGGAGACGGTGGGCAAGGGGCAAGTGGGCATCCTGGCTTCCCCCCACCGCAGCTATTCAGCGTGGCTGGGCGGCTCCATCATGGCGTCACTCAACGCCTTCCAGAACGTCTGGATCAGCCGCCTGGCCTACAATGAGAAAGGACCCTTCGTAGTCCACCGGCACTGCTTCTGA